The following coding sequences are from one Macaca mulatta isolate MMU2019108-1 chromosome 7, T2T-MMU8v2.0, whole genome shotgun sequence window:
- the CLBA1 gene encoding uncharacterized protein CLBA1 isoform X1: MQNRQELGGEPLSDLREEAASASLRVAPERLSDASLEWIRTCPDLLLSDGEASISLPREGGSTCVTRYPDPGEHSSTWGEFEGFRESSAKSGQFSQSLELLERPTEPQPPRTTSAPKECSSHQPCQGGPWVTGTAAVPPSESILSYENILKCAFQEVTVQQAAEDVSTIDHFLEISSEEKPGLECVHKLCNESRKLWRALQSKHTTSTSQCLWSESRCQENFFLVLGIDATQKLSGGQGPIMEDCDLREPEGLLTVGSFRLQHCKALIQTKLSGPPGSRQGRLMTCSRFLKTPSCGGGQHITIPRKKMFTPRKLKLTLFNSDVC, encoded by the exons ATGCAAAACCGGCAGGAGCTGGGGGGAGAGCCTTTGAGTGACCTCCGGGAGGAAGCAGCCAGCGCTTCCCTCCGAGTGGCACCTGAGAGGCTAAGTGATGCCAGTTTGGAATGGATACGGACCTGCCCCGACCTTCTCCTGTCCGATGGGGAAGCCAGCATCTCCCTGCCCCGTGAGGGCGGTTCCACCTGCGTTACCCGATATCCTGACCCTGGGGAACACAGCAGCACTTGGGGGGAGTTTGAAGGCTTTCGGGAATCTTCAGCCAAGTCTGGACAATTCTCACAGtcccttgaactcctggagagACCCACAGAACCCCAGCCACCAAGAACCACTTCTGCCCCAAAGGAGTGCAGTTCTCACCAACCGTGCCAGGGTGGACCTTGGGTGACAGGAACTGCTGCCGTCCCACCTTCTGAG TCCATTCTCAGCTATGAGAACATTTTAAAGTGTGCTTTTCAAGAAGTAACAGTCCAGCAGGCAGCTGAAGACGTTTCCACCATAGACCATTTCCTAGAAATAAGCAGTGAAGAAAAACCTGGCCTTGAATGTGTACATAAATTGTG TAATGAATCCAGAAAACTCTGGAGAGCCCTTCAGAGCAAACATACCACGTCTACTTCTCAATGCCTCTGGAGCGAGTCCCGTTGCCAGGAGAACTTCTTTCTTGTTCTCGGAATAGATGCTACGCAGAAG CTTTCTGGAGGCCAGGGCCCCATCATGGAAGATTGTGACCTCAGAGAGCCTGAAGGGCTCCTCACTGTCGGCAGCTTCCGTCTCCAGCATTGTAAAGCCCTGATCCAGACCAAG CTCTCGGGGCCGCCTGGCAGCAGACAGGGGAGGCTGATGACATGCAGCCGCTTCCTGAAGACCCCCTCGTGCGGAGGTGGCCAGCACATCACTATTCCAAGGAAAAAGATGTTCACTCCACGCAAGCTCAAACTGACACTCTTTAATAGCGACGTTTGCTAA
- the CLBA1 gene encoding uncharacterized protein CLBA1, with protein MQNRQELGGEPLSDLREEAASASLRVAPERLSDASLEWIRTCPDLLLSDGEASISLPREGGSTCVTRYPDPGEHSSTWGEFEGFRESSAKSGQFSQSLELLERPTEPQPPRTTSAPKECSSHQPCQGGPWVTGTAAVPPSESILSYENILKCAFQEVTVQQAAEDVSTIDHFLEISSEEKPGLECVHKLCNESRKLWRALQSKHTTSTSQCLWSESRCQENFFLVLGIDATQKKLSGGQGPIMEDCDLREPEGLLTVGSFRLQHCKALIQTKLSGPPGSRQGRLMTCSRFLKTPSCGGGQHITIPRKKMFTPRKLKLTLFNSDVC; from the exons ATGCAAAACCGGCAGGAGCTGGGGGGAGAGCCTTTGAGTGACCTCCGGGAGGAAGCAGCCAGCGCTTCCCTCCGAGTGGCACCTGAGAGGCTAAGTGATGCCAGTTTGGAATGGATACGGACCTGCCCCGACCTTCTCCTGTCCGATGGGGAAGCCAGCATCTCCCTGCCCCGTGAGGGCGGTTCCACCTGCGTTACCCGATATCCTGACCCTGGGGAACACAGCAGCACTTGGGGGGAGTTTGAAGGCTTTCGGGAATCTTCAGCCAAGTCTGGACAATTCTCACAGtcccttgaactcctggagagACCCACAGAACCCCAGCCACCAAGAACCACTTCTGCCCCAAAGGAGTGCAGTTCTCACCAACCGTGCCAGGGTGGACCTTGGGTGACAGGAACTGCTGCCGTCCCACCTTCTGAG TCCATTCTCAGCTATGAGAACATTTTAAAGTGTGCTTTTCAAGAAGTAACAGTCCAGCAGGCAGCTGAAGACGTTTCCACCATAGACCATTTCCTAGAAATAAGCAGTGAAGAAAAACCTGGCCTTGAATGTGTACATAAATTGTG TAATGAATCCAGAAAACTCTGGAGAGCCCTTCAGAGCAAACATACCACGTCTACTTCTCAATGCCTCTGGAGCGAGTCCCGTTGCCAGGAGAACTTCTTTCTTGTTCTCGGAATAGATGCTACGCAGAAG AAGCTTTCTGGAGGCCAGGGCCCCATCATGGAAGATTGTGACCTCAGAGAGCCTGAAGGGCTCCTCACTGTCGGCAGCTTCCGTCTCCAGCATTGTAAAGCCCTGATCCAGACCAAG CTCTCGGGGCCGCCTGGCAGCAGACAGGGGAGGCTGATGACATGCAGCCGCTTCCTGAAGACCCCCTCGTGCGGAGGTGGCCAGCACATCACTATTCCAAGGAAAAAGATGTTCACTCCACGCAAGCTCAAACTGACACTCTTTAATAGCGACGTTTGCTAA
- the CLBA1 gene encoding uncharacterized protein CLBA1 isoform X3 — MQNRQELGGEPLSDLREEAASASLRVAPERLSDASLEWIRTCPDLLLSDGEASISLPREGGSTCVTRYPDPGEHSSTWGEFEGFRESSAKSGQFSQSLELLERPTEPQPPRTTSAPKECSSHQPCQGGPWVTGTAAVPPSESILSYENILKCAFQEVTVQQAAEDVSTIDHFLEISSEEKPGLECVHKLCNESRKLWRALQSKHTTSTSQCLWSESRCQENFFLVLGIDATQKLSGGQGPIMEDCDLREPEGLLTVGSFRLQHCKALIQTKRP; from the exons ATGCAAAACCGGCAGGAGCTGGGGGGAGAGCCTTTGAGTGACCTCCGGGAGGAAGCAGCCAGCGCTTCCCTCCGAGTGGCACCTGAGAGGCTAAGTGATGCCAGTTTGGAATGGATACGGACCTGCCCCGACCTTCTCCTGTCCGATGGGGAAGCCAGCATCTCCCTGCCCCGTGAGGGCGGTTCCACCTGCGTTACCCGATATCCTGACCCTGGGGAACACAGCAGCACTTGGGGGGAGTTTGAAGGCTTTCGGGAATCTTCAGCCAAGTCTGGACAATTCTCACAGtcccttgaactcctggagagACCCACAGAACCCCAGCCACCAAGAACCACTTCTGCCCCAAAGGAGTGCAGTTCTCACCAACCGTGCCAGGGTGGACCTTGGGTGACAGGAACTGCTGCCGTCCCACCTTCTGAG TCCATTCTCAGCTATGAGAACATTTTAAAGTGTGCTTTTCAAGAAGTAACAGTCCAGCAGGCAGCTGAAGACGTTTCCACCATAGACCATTTCCTAGAAATAAGCAGTGAAGAAAAACCTGGCCTTGAATGTGTACATAAATTGTG TAATGAATCCAGAAAACTCTGGAGAGCCCTTCAGAGCAAACATACCACGTCTACTTCTCAATGCCTCTGGAGCGAGTCCCGTTGCCAGGAGAACTTCTTTCTTGTTCTCGGAATAGATGCTACGCAGAAG CTTTCTGGAGGCCAGGGCCCCATCATGGAAGATTGTGACCTCAGAGAGCCTGAAGGGCTCCTCACTGTCGGCAGCTTCCGTCTCCAGCATTGTAAAGCCCTGATCCAGACCAAG
- the CLBA1 gene encoding uncharacterized protein CLBA1 isoform X2 encodes MQNRQELGGEPLSDLREEAASASLRVAPERLSDASLEWIRTCPDLLLSDGEASISLPREGGSTCVTRYPDPGEHSSTWGEFEGFRESSAKSGQFSQSLELLERPTEPQPPRTTSAPKECSSHQPCQGGPWVTGTAAVPPSESILSYENILKCAFQEVTVQQAAEDVSTIDHFLEISSEEKPGLECVHKLCNESRKLWRALQSKHTTSTSQCLWSESRCQENFFLVLGIDATQKKLSGGQGPIMEDCDLREPEGLLTVGSFRLQHCKALIQTKRP; translated from the exons ATGCAAAACCGGCAGGAGCTGGGGGGAGAGCCTTTGAGTGACCTCCGGGAGGAAGCAGCCAGCGCTTCCCTCCGAGTGGCACCTGAGAGGCTAAGTGATGCCAGTTTGGAATGGATACGGACCTGCCCCGACCTTCTCCTGTCCGATGGGGAAGCCAGCATCTCCCTGCCCCGTGAGGGCGGTTCCACCTGCGTTACCCGATATCCTGACCCTGGGGAACACAGCAGCACTTGGGGGGAGTTTGAAGGCTTTCGGGAATCTTCAGCCAAGTCTGGACAATTCTCACAGtcccttgaactcctggagagACCCACAGAACCCCAGCCACCAAGAACCACTTCTGCCCCAAAGGAGTGCAGTTCTCACCAACCGTGCCAGGGTGGACCTTGGGTGACAGGAACTGCTGCCGTCCCACCTTCTGAG TCCATTCTCAGCTATGAGAACATTTTAAAGTGTGCTTTTCAAGAAGTAACAGTCCAGCAGGCAGCTGAAGACGTTTCCACCATAGACCATTTCCTAGAAATAAGCAGTGAAGAAAAACCTGGCCTTGAATGTGTACATAAATTGTG TAATGAATCCAGAAAACTCTGGAGAGCCCTTCAGAGCAAACATACCACGTCTACTTCTCAATGCCTCTGGAGCGAGTCCCGTTGCCAGGAGAACTTCTTTCTTGTTCTCGGAATAGATGCTACGCAGAAG AAGCTTTCTGGAGGCCAGGGCCCCATCATGGAAGATTGTGACCTCAGAGAGCCTGAAGGGCTCCTCACTGTCGGCAGCTTCCGTCTCCAGCATTGTAAAGCCCTGATCCAGACCAAG